Proteins from one Astatotilapia calliptera chromosome 8, fAstCal1.2, whole genome shotgun sequence genomic window:
- the smim5 gene encoding small integral membrane protein 5, with the protein MHYLRLDVRGKLTVFSFRNSALRSDEEQKTCRHHKLTYEKRERRGGGRKQAGVKVSETFWGLFTSAFGSAVREELPSGSSGTHLLKSGRTKTRGCSVKRVSSRGLTFFSLTPAEVSMDQQLQDIFRRVWTKLQALPEATPVEVGAFAVLLLFIATVLFMILLSCIHCCCFTKPKHQPSRVQPLHNI; encoded by the exons ATGCATTATCTGAGGCTTGACGTTCGAGGCAAATTAACAGTCTTCAGTTTCAGGAACTCTGCGCTGCGTTCTG ATGAAGAGCAGAAGACCTGCAGGCACCACAAACTAACTTatgagaagagagaaagaagaggggGAGGGAGAAAACAAGCAGGAGTAAAAGTCAGTGAAACGTTCTGGGGACTGTTTACTTCTGCCTTTGGctctgctgtcagagaagagttACCAAGTGGAAGTAGTGGCACACATTTGCTAAAGAG CGGAAGGACAAAGACAAGAGGTTGCAGTGTGAAGAGGGTCAGCAGCAGAGGCCTCACATTCTTCAGCCTCACTCCAGCAG AAGTCAGCATGGACCAGCAGCTGCAAGATATTTTTCGCAGGGTGTGGACCAAACTACAGGCTCTCCCAGAAGCAACTCCAGTGGAAGTGGGAGCCTTTgccgtcctcctcctctttatTG CCACGGTTCTCTTCATGATATTACTCTCGTGCATCCACTGCTGTTGTTTTACGAAGCCAAAGCACCAGCCCTCAAGAGTTCAACCCTTGCACAACATCTGA